The following proteins are encoded in a genomic region of Triticum dicoccoides isolate Atlit2015 ecotype Zavitan chromosome 1B, WEW_v2.0, whole genome shotgun sequence:
- the LOC119305044 gene encoding uncharacterized protein LOC119305044, which yields MTLCRHSVANTSPFASPSSVLDNYGEQCIQLEARRPFKNITNVPVVNSTTASKAKQGWCMDSSVVDQYGCSSNMKQVLVYLKRVKTYLNWTKALFFSQICAT from the exons ATGACTCTGTGTCGGCATTCTGTTGCAAATACCAGCCCATTTGCTTCTCCTTCATCAGTCCTAG ATAACTATGGAGAACAATGCATACAGTTGGAAGCACGGAGGCCTTTTAAAAATATTACGAATGTCCCAGTGGTTAATTCAACGACGGCATCAAAAGCGAAACAAG GTTGGTGCATGGACAGTTCAGTGGTCGATCAGTATGGTTGCTCATCAAACATGAAGCAAG TTTTGGTATATCTAAAGCGGGTAAAGACATATCTGAATTGGACCAAGGCCTTATTCTTCAGTCAAATATGTGCCACCTAG